DNA from Vibrio alfacsensis:
ACGTGTCGGGTATAGAGACTTCTCAAAGAGAAGTTTTTCTTGGGCTTCATTCGCAGGCTAATTAAGGGTATAAACTCAACATTAGCCTGCGTGGTGAAGTTATTGCTGAGCTTGGCTGTTCAAGTAAGCTCGGTGAGAAATATTAGACCAAGGGCGCACTTGCTCGATGTAGTTTGCTTGAGATTCTTGAATCTCTTTCGCTAACGCATCTTTCTCTGCGTGCACTTTAAGTAGACGTTCATTTGCTTCACGTAGAGCAGAGATAACCTCTGGTGGGAAGTCTTTCACTTGTACGTCTGGATATTCTGATTGGATAGACGCCCAGTTCTTTCCACTTTCATGCTTAGATTGTGTGTACATGTCGTACGCAGCCGTTTTCATCGCAACTTGAAGAATGGCTTTCAAATCATCAGGTAAACGGTCCCAAGCACGTTTGTTGATTAGGAACTGTAATTCTGTGCCCGGCTCATGCCAACCTGTGTAGTAGTAAGGCGCGATCTTGTGGAAACCCATACGCAAATCTAGTGATGGACCGACCCACTCCAATGCATCAATCGTGCGACGTTCTAGTGATGTGTAGAGCTCACCCGGTGCAATGTTGGTTGGTTTTGCACCTAGCTCAGCAAGAATCTCCCCCGCGAAACCTGGGATTCGCATTTTCAAGCCTTGTAGATCATCGACAGACTTGATTTCTTTTTGGAACCACCCGCCCATCTGTGTGTCCGTGTTACCACCAGGGAACGACAATAGGTTATGTGGAGAGTACACTTTTTCCATTAACTCCATACCACCACCGTAATAGAACCATGCATATTGTTCTGTTGGCAGCATACCAAAAGGCATCGATGTAAAATAAAGCGTATTAGGCACTTTGCCTTTCCAGTAATAAGACGCCGAGTGGCCCATGTCATACTGGCCGGATTTCACCATATCAAACACACCCAATGGCGCTTTATGTTTGTTTGCAGAATCAATACGAATTTGCAGGCGTCCATTTGACATTTCTTCGGCCATTTTCGCCATATTTTTGGTCGCATCACCGAAAATAGGGAAATTAGGCCCCCACGTTTCCGCCAGTTTAAGGCGATACACTGTGTCGTCAGCAGTCGCAGAAGTTGTGACGAATGCCATCGCAGCAACCATTGCTGTTGCCTTGAGCACTCGCTTCAAAGATTTTTGGATAAGACTCATCGTTCACGTCCTTTGTCACCAAGGTTATTGTTGTCATCCATTTCACAAGGATTCGAGATAAAAGATGAATCATTATTAAGAGGTTAGAAATGGGCATGAACACGCACGGAGTCAGTAGAAAATATAGAGCATTAACCATTGGTATTACGTATTACTACGTAAGATTTATCCCAATAATTAAATTTTAATCGTTTTATCAAGCTATTAATAAAACCCAAAGTAGAAATCATATAGAAAATACATACGTACTTTACTGCGCGAAAATTTACATACTATTTAAGGAAATGTGACAAATGGCAGGTTTGTGACGCTAAAATAATATCTGCTCGAACAAATGAGTGATGTAAGCAGAAGCTATGGTCCCACATGTGTTTGCGTCATTGGGACGACAGATATTGGATAAAAAAATACCCCGAACTTAGTCGAGGTATTAAGAGAGAATTACAGCGGTAATTAAACTGCTTTATAGATAACTTTGTTACCTGCTAACTGCTCTTTTTGAACTAGGTTTTCTTCAAGAAGCTTTTTAAGCGCGCCTGTTGCCCATGATGCTGCTTTTGTATCTTCTTGGCCTGCTGCTAAGCCAATACCTTTAGGGTTGATACCCTCTGCATTTGCAACAACGATGTCTAACACTTGTTGCTGCTTAGGCGTCAATGCAACCTCTACAACTTTTGCTGCAGCTACTTTCTTCTCAGCTACTGCTTTCTCAACAACAGCTTGTTCTGCGACAAAAGGTGCCGCTGCTTTTTCAACAACAGGCTTTGCAGCTTTTGGTGCTGCAGCTAAGTTCGCTACTGTCGCTTTAATGCGCTTTTGCAGTTTCATCTGCACTTTACGCTTATGAGCAAGTCTCATTGAATATTTCTCCAGTTCACTGCATATCAGCAGGGATGAAAATTTGAAGCGCGTTTTATACCAAAATTTAGAAGCAATTTGTAGGTTTTCGCGGTGAAACGCGATGAAAAATGCGCTCCAGGCATAGAACGTCTACTATTTAAACAGATAAATTGTGAACGGATTTATTGAATACTGGGTATAAAAACAGAGGTATTAACGCACATCAAACTTTAAGCGCCCACCGCGCTCATGTTCAAGGTGACAAGTATGGAAACTCTGCATATCACGAATTCTCATTTCAAATCCGATGCACCAATCAACCGCCTGATCATGCTGTTAGTTGTGCTCATTACCTTATTCTTGGTTTCCATTGCTCCAGGTTGGAAACAGGCCATGCTTTCTGTGGTATTGATGGCAATCATCGTTGGTTTCGCGATCATTATGATCAAAAAAAGCCAAGTAGCGTTCACCTTAACGGCTTCTCACTTCCAACAACATTTATTCAAAGGTGGTTGGGTCGTTCGTTGGAAGAATATTGACACCATCGGGATCTGCACGTACCAACAAGAGGGGTGGCATCAACCTCTCCCTTGGATTGGCATTCGACTCAAACACTATTCTCCGTATCTCAATGCCATTTGCCCTCGCATTGCGACAGAAGTGCTACTTAGCCAGCGGGCACTTTTATACTTGGGTGCAAAACAAAATCACTGTGAGACGAAATTCGAAGATATGGTGCTTGATCCTGCCCCTTATATCAGCAAAGAGGGCATTCACTACGACGGCTTGCAAGCGATGCTCGCCAATCGAATGAAATATCAAAGAAAGTTCTACGGCTATGATGTGTTTATCTCAGCCAGTGACTTAGATAGGGAGGCAGAGGAGTTTGTAGGATTGGCTCGACGATACTTAGCGGCCGCCGAGCCAGATACTTGATTTATTAGGATCTGTTGATCATTAATACAGTGGCATTTCGTCAGCAACGAATGGGTTAGTTTTGCGCTCGTGACCAAAAGTCGATTGTGGGCCATGACCTGGTACAAACGTGACATCGTTACCGAGAGGCCATAGTTTCTCTTTTATCGAGCTGATAAGCGTGTTGAAATCACCCTGAGGGAAATCAGTACGACCAACGCTACCGTTAAATAATACATCGCCCACAAACGCAAGACGCGCCTCTTCACTGTATAGCACAACGTGACCCGGAGTATGACCTGGCGTGTGGATCACATTGAGTGTTTGATTACCAAAGGTGACAGTGTCACCATCATTTAGCCATTGGTGTGGTTCAAACGCCTCTGTTAGCGGAAAACCAAACATTTGGCTTTGTCCCTCTAACCCCTGCAACCAGAAGTTATCTGCTTTATGCGGGCCCACAATTTCTGTGCCGCCTAGCAATGCAGACAATGGCTCTGTGCCACCTACGTGATCAAGGTGACCATGAGTGAGGACAAGATTTACCACGTCTACGCCCAACTCTTTAATGAGCATCGCAAGCTGCTTTTCGTCACCGCCCGGATCAATCACGATGCCTTTCATGGTTTCATCACACCAGACGATAGAACAGTTTTGAGAGAAAGATGTTACTGGAACAACTTGATACTTCAGAGCCATAGATAACCTATACCGAATTAATTTGCATAAAAACTGCCGCAACTATGACACTAAGCCCAAATGACTTCAAGCTTTGTACCAAGGGGACTCTCCGGGACTCAATAACAGCGTTTCAAGCGCTTACTCATCAACCACGCCAAGAACGGACGGCGCCCGTATCAATATGGACAAAATTGCTGTTTGGGTAATAACCTACACCGCCCGCTTTAAGGTTTAGTGCAGCTTCACGAACCGTCGACAACTTTACGCCATCCAAACGAAAGTCGATTGCCCTACCCTCCATGTGCATACTCTTTTTCGCTACGCCAGATGAACCATTGCGTAAAGACGCATTGGTTTTTGGCGAACGATAACCAGAGATCACAATCACTTCAGCTTGCGTACCAATTAACTTTTGGATTTGGCTTATTTGATCAAACAAACGTCGGTCCATAGGATGCACTTCATTACGACGGTGGTCTCGACAGAAACGATCTAGCCGTTTCAATTCTTCATCGACGTATGCCTTACCATCGAAATAGCAAGACTCCATAAGTTCACCAGTGTTTAGATTGTTCATGGCGAGCACACGAGGTGCATGAGGCAAAGATGCCCAAGCCATTGTTGGCATCGCGGATGCAACAACGACACCACCAGCGCTCATTTTAAGAAAATCTCGACGGGAAAATTGACGACTGACCATTTACAACATACTGCTCAATAACTAAACGAAAAGCGGACATTACCGAAAGCGATGTAACACGTCAAACGTATAAATCGCGCTTGCTTGTCGCATTTTGGCTTGTTTTTCGTTTAATTATTGAACAGAAAAGAATTTTCTAAATTGTAAATTTTATTAAATAACCTCAACCTTGGTGGTCATATTGATAAATATCGTCACGATAATACAACGTCCCTTCCTCAAGCCACGCCGTTTGATAAATAATATGTACCGGAATACGCTCGCTCAGTGGGACTGAAGTATTAGAACGGTAAGCATTCTGACGCTTTTTCTCAAAACGCTCTTCAAGACCTTGAGTTTTAAATAACAATTCAGCCAATTGATCCGCATTTTCAACACGGACACAACCCGAGCTAAAAGCACGACGATCTTTTCGAATAACCCTTTACTTGGCGTATCATGCAGATAAATAGCCTTAGGGTTTGGCATATTGAATTTGTACAAACCTAACGCATTATTTGAGCCTGATGATTGTCTCATTCGATAAGGAAAGCTGCGTGGATTCACCGTCGCCCAGTTGATGGTAGTAGGGTCAATGATCTCCCTTGATGTCCACGAACGGATGATCTGGATATTATTTTGCACCAGATACATTGGATTTCGCTTCACTTTCGGGATGATGTCTTTCACCATGATTTTCCATGGTACATTCCATGTCGGGTTAAGAATGACGGAGTCTAGGTTTCCAGTCATGATGGGTGTTTTTCGAGTGGCTCTACCTACCACCACTTTTGACTCAAACAGCGGCTGCCCATCATGCCAATAGGTGACTTGGTAACCCGGTACATTAACAAAGACAACGTTATCTCGTTCTTTTGACCAAATTCTTGAACGCTCGGCATTAAGTGCTAATAAATGCAAACGTTGATTCGGTGAGACATTTATCCAACGCAGAGTATTTGGGCCAATCACTCCATCTTGCTTTAAACCATGGATACGCTGAAACTCAATAATCGCCAGCTCTAGATTCTCATCATAGGTTGGAGTCTCTGGGTCAAGATAACTCACATCCAAGCCAACAACAGCCAATCTATCCAACAATACAGCCTTATCGTTAAGCGCATCGCCAACTCGAAGTAACCCTTGCTGTTGGTATAAGGGATAAAGCGCCTTAGCATGTTCAGCCAAAGAGGCATAAGTCATCTGAAAAGCATCATCTTTTTGAAGGGGCGAACGTAAATCAACCAACAAAGCGCCGAGCTTTCCAACTAATATCTCATTACTCAATTTTGATAACGTTTCGACGTTGGGAGCAGGAAATTTTACGTGCATTTTGTCCGCGAAAAGCCAATTAATGCCCTCTGAGGGGACTTGCTCAAGGTAACTCAAATACATGAGCAGAGAATCGGTCATCACAAGATCAAAATCGAGCTTATCACCTCGCAGACGTACACTTTCTATGCGAAGTAATTGATCATTGAACTCTTGACTCACATCCGCCAAAGACACCAACTTCATTTGCAGAAGTAACGCTTCAACGTCTTGTGCGTTTTCCCAATTCAAACGGTAATTTGTGGTTTGATACAATTGCTCTAAGACATCTGGATAGTGAATCATTTTTTCGATCGACAACTGCTCAACGGCCCCGGCTTGATCGGTCTGTGCTGAAGCCTCCGAAGAAACGACGGTGGAAAAACTGTAAAATGGCACACTAAGTGCGGCTATAATGAGAACTCTTGCGATCACTGATACAACCCTTGCCCTACTTATTATTAAAAAGTATGGCAAATATCTCACGACTTGCCGCGTTAAAAGTAAGAATCCAGAATCAAAATCGCAAACAATAATCTGATTGCCTGCTCACCAAATAGACTTTCTAAGTCATTCAAGACCAATGATTGCCTTATTCAATACCCCTCCAGATGCGTCTAACTGAGCATTACAGTACAAAATGTTCAACTTTTGCTAAATACAAAAAAACCCCACAGGCGTGAGGTTCTTTACAATTCAACAACAGTTCAAAAGCGATGCCTTTAACTATGTTATGTTTAAAAATTATACGTTATGCTTAAACTTTACGTTATGCTTAAACTTTTAAATGGTGCTTACCGTGTGATACTTTGGCTTTCAAATAGCTTTCATTGCCATCT
Protein-coding regions in this window:
- a CDS encoding MBL fold metallo-hydrolase → MALKYQVVPVTSFSQNCSIVWCDETMKGIVIDPGGDEKQLAMLIKELGVDVVNLVLTHGHLDHVGGTEPLSALLGGTEIVGPHKADNFWLQGLEGQSQMFGFPLTEAFEPHQWLNDGDTVTFGNQTLNVIHTPGHTPGHVVLYSEEARLAFVGDVLFNGSVGRTDFPQGDFNTLISSIKEKLWPLGNDVTFVPGHGPQSTFGHERKTNPFVADEMPLY
- a CDS encoding TRAP transporter substrate-binding protein; this translates as MSLIQKSLKRVLKATAMVAAMAFVTTSATADDTVYRLKLAETWGPNFPIFGDATKNMAKMAEEMSNGRLQIRIDSANKHKAPLGVFDMVKSGQYDMGHSASYYWKGKVPNTLYFTSMPFGMLPTEQYAWFYYGGGMELMEKVYSPHNLLSFPGGNTDTQMGGWFQKEIKSVDDLQGLKMRIPGFAGEILAELGAKPTNIAPGELYTSLERRTIDALEWVGPSLDLRMGFHKIAPYYYTGWHEPGTELQFLINKRAWDRLPDDLKAILQVAMKTAAYDMYTQSKHESGKNWASIQSEYPDVQVKDFPPEVISALREANERLLKVHAEKDALAKEIQESQANYIEQVRPWSNISHRAYLNSQAQQ
- a CDS encoding MarR family transcriptional regulator, whose protein sequence is MRLAHKRKVQMKLQKRIKATVANLAAAPKAAKPVVEKAAAPFVAEQAVVEKAVAEKKVAAAKVVEVALTPKQQQVLDIVVANAEGINPKGIGLAAGQEDTKAASWATGALKKLLEENLVQKEQLAGNKVIYKAV
- a CDS encoding DUF2982 domain-containing protein, whose amino-acid sequence is METLHITNSHFKSDAPINRLIMLLVVLITLFLVSIAPGWKQAMLSVVLMAIIVGFAIIMIKKSQVAFTLTASHFQQHLFKGGWVVRWKNIDTIGICTYQQEGWHQPLPWIGIRLKHYSPYLNAICPRIATEVLLSQRALLYLGAKQNHCETKFEDMVLDPAPYISKEGIHYDGLQAMLANRMKYQRKFYGYDVFISASDLDREAEEFVGLARRYLAAAEPDT
- a CDS encoding YcbK family protein, producing the protein MVSRQFSRRDFLKMSAGGVVVASAMPTMAWASLPHAPRVLAMNNLNTGELMESCYFDGKAYVDEELKRLDRFCRDHRRNEVHPMDRRLFDQISQIQKLIGTQAEVIVISGYRSPKTNASLRNGSSGVAKKSMHMEGRAIDFRLDGVKLSTVREAALNLKAGGVGYYPNSNFVHIDTGAVRSWRG